A region from the Corylus avellana chromosome ca7, CavTom2PMs-1.0 genome encodes:
- the LOC132186346 gene encoding ribulose bisphosphate carboxylase/oxygenase activase, chloroplastic, with translation MALNSFAFPLHFLPLAPTAKSPYLSFSLHCSKSSFPEKADDGKNDSSGEPERPGRLSEQSSWEAKDSEGRDYLYRLGKEADNMNIAVGARAGVIDDLFAGNFLGRDSDIVFDYRQKVTRSFEYIRGDYYIAPLFMDKVVTHIVKNYIAHLLNTKVPLILGIWGGKGQGKSFQTELIFQAMGIEPVIMSAGELESERAGEPGKLIRDRYRTASQVVQNQGKMSCLMINDIDAGLGRFGNTQMTVNNQIVVGTLMNLSDNPTRVSIGQDWRESDVTNRIPIIVTGNDLSTIYAPLIRDGRMEKFYWQPNHEDIVNIVYQMYEKDGISRDDVIRIVDKFPNQALDFYGALRSRTYDKSISKWIDDIGGVEKLGDKLLRRKKNEKLPVFTPPKQTPEALLESGCSLLKEQQLVMESKLSKEYMKNIDD, from the exons ATGGCGCTCAACTCCTTTGCATTTCCCCTTCATTTCCTTCCGCTTGCTCCCACCGCCAAGTCCCCATATCTTTCGTTTTCTCTCCACTGTTCGAAGTCTTCTTTTCCCGAGAAAGCCGACGATGGTAAAAACGACAGTAGTGGGGAGCCCGAGAGACCCGGGAGGCTCTCCGAGCAGTCATCGTGGGAAGCCAAGGACTCTGAGGGGAGGGACTATCTCTACAGGCTAGGTAAAGAGGCTGATAACATGAATATCGCAGTCGGAGCTAGGGCTGGCGTCATCGATGACCTCTTTGCCGGCAATTTTCTCGGACGAGACT CGGATATTGTGTTTGATTACCGTCAGAAAGTAACGAGGTCATTTGAATACATTCGGGGCGATTACTATATTGCTCCTCTCTTCAtg GATAAAGTTG TAACCCACATTGTCAAGAACTACATTGCTCATCTTCTCAATACCAAGGTTCCTTTGATCCTTG GTATTTGGGGTGGAAAGGGGCAAGGAAAATCATTTCAGACTGAACTTATATTCCAAGCCATGGGAATTGAACCCGTCATTATGTCCGCTGGAGAGCTGGAATCCGAAAGAGCTG GAGAGCCGGGAAAGTTGATACGGGATCGCTACAGAACAGCTTCTCAAGTGGTCCAGAACCAA GGCAAAATGAGCTGCTTGATGATCAATGATATTGATGCTGGCCTCGGTAGATTCG GAAACACTCAAATGACTGTCAACAATCAAATTGTTGTTGGAACTCTGATGAATCTGTCAGATAATCCTACAAGAGTGAGTATTGGACAAGATTGGCGAGAATCAGATGTCACAAATAGAATTCCTATCATTGTTACAGGAAATGATCTTTCAACTATTTATGCTCCCTTGATTCGTGATGGAAGAATGGAAAAGTTCTACTG GCAGCCTAATCATGAAGATATCGTCAATATTGTTTATCAAATGTATGAGAAAGATGGCATTTCTAGGGATGATGTTATAAGAATAGTGGACAAATTTCCTAATCAAG CTTTGGATTTTTATGGAGCTCTTAGGTCTCGAACATATGATAAGTCAATCTCAAAG TGGATCGATGATATTGGAGGTGTTGAAAAACTTGGGGACAAATTGCTTAGacgaaaaaagaatgaaaagctTCCTGTATTCACTCCCCCAAAG CAAACGCCGGAGGCTTTACTTGAATCAGGGTGCTCGCTGCTCAAAGAACAGCAGCTGGTAATGGAGAGTAAACTCTCCAAGGAATACATGAAGAACATTGATGACTAG
- the LOC132186345 gene encoding ribulose bisphosphate carboxylase/oxygenase activase 1, chloroplastic-like — translation MYEKDGISRDDVIRIVDKFPNQALDFYGALRSRTYDKSISKWIDDIGGVEKLGDKLLRRKKNEKLPVFTPPKQTPEALLESGCSLLKEQQLVMESKLSKEYMKNIDD, via the exons ATGTATGAGAAAGATGGCATTTCTAGGGATGATGTTATAAGAATAGTGGACAAATTTCCTAATCAAG CTTTGGATTTTTATGGAGCTCTTAGGTCTCGAACATATGATAAGTCAATCTCAAAG TGGATCGATGATATTGGAGGTGTTGAAAAACTTGGGGACAAATTGCTTAGacgaaaaaagaatgaaaagctTCCTGTATTCACTCCCCCAAAG CAAACGCCGGAGGCTTTACTTGAATCAGGGTGCTCGCTGCTCAAAGAACAGCAGCTGGTAATGGAGAGTAAACTCTCCAAGGAATACATGAAGAACATTGATGATTAG
- the LOC132186565 gene encoding E3 ubiquitin-protein ligase RSL1-like yields the protein MAQESTSDLMFVDDFYFSLLFDEEEEEILPVSDAKYAEGLQFQEGVMGDLITSQMANTGASSSPTIQAIHPTPNPEHEEATKEAGESSHCFCDICVERKDDDQMFRNEGCVHSFCSDCIIKHVSTKIQDGITVVSCPGLECEGVLEFDDCRPMLPKEVLERWDEELCRALFASEMMFYCPFKDCSAMLVNDNGGGDVIRESECPFCHRLFCAQCQVPWHPGVECEEFQILNESERGRDDLMLRELAHEKKWKRCPNCKYFVEKTEGCLHMTCRCAFQFCYGCGAAWRSDHGGCQ from the exons ATGGCACAAGAATCAACCTCTGATCTTAtgtttgtggatgatttttacTTCTCGTTACtctttgatgaagaagaagaagagattttGCCTGTGTCGGATGCCAAGTATGCGGAAGGGTTGCAGTTCCAAGAGGGTGTGATGGGCGACCTCATCACTTCTCAAATGGCAAACACCGGGGCCTCGTCATCGCCGACAATCCAAGCAATTCATCCGACCCCCAACCCAGAGCACGAGGAGGCAACAAAAGAAGCCGGAGAATCATCGCATTGCTTCTGCGACATTTGCGTGGAGAGGAAAGACGACGACCAGATGTTCAGAAACGAGGGATGCGTTCACTCTTTTTGTTCTGACTGTATTATCAAACATGTTTCCACAAAGATCCAAGATGGCATAACCGTTGTTTCTTGCCCCGGGTTGGAATGCGAGGGTGTCCTGGAATTCGATGATTGTAGGCCAATGCTTCCCAAAGAAGTGCTGGAAAGGTGGGACGAGGAGCTATGCAGAGCGCTGTTTGCATCTGAGATGATGTTTTACTGTCCTTTCAAGGACTGCTCTGCCATGTTGGTGAATGATAACGGGGGAGGAGATGTGATTAGAGAGTCGGAGTGTCCATTCTGCCATAGATTGTTCTGCGCACAGTGTCAAGTCCCCTGGCATCCAGGGGTAGAATGTGAAGAGTTTCAGATACTAAATGAGAGTGAGCGAGGAAGAGATGATCTCATGCTGAGGGAGCTTGCTCATGAGAAGAAATGGAAGAGGTGTCCCAATTGCAAATACTTTGTGGAAAAGACTGAAGGTTGTTTACACATGACTTGCAG GTGTGCATTCCAGTTCTGCTATGGATGTGGAGCAGCATGGAGAAGCGATCATGGTGGTTGCCAGTGA
- the LOC132186493 gene encoding uncharacterized protein LOC132186493 gives MADGTRMNQMAENIAGIRKQLEKHDKELERVENQGKQLCADLKQDNEKRFEELMFKLTHLTDVMEKQRSPKALKLGGDTIGKTSGVEEKNSQFVSQTAGGKNKEVLREEVDLNGGNGSVPWHRREEVDVPGGSGPAPWQRRSHFPQHYGESPQFPHMENREGRGHWQQGLYDEYNSLAPEGKLEGRYFPHAQRHMRRQYTEDRAYRGDQQGDDQLAIITRSVRIEFPKFDGIDPSGWIYKANKFFHVHNTSDYQKFLLASIHMEGKALVWFQDMEMSGCLHNWTVLTQALLERFGPSGYDDPMEALSKLKQTTSVDDYKERFEALSNRVRGIDDHNRVSCFLGGLKDEIRLPVRMFKPQSLLAAYGLAKVQEEHVLNGRRFKGSGGNFSSPSIPRGGGVNSQNLTLGTPKATVPVQKISQAQMEDRRRKGLCYNCDAKWQYGHKCQNPKLFLLEGLDELEVLPNMEMEKEDLMEVSYAEENPETSLHAITGSQHPKTMRLVGWIGTLKIMILVDSGSTHNFVDSSICKKISMSICREQRIKVKVANGEEILSEGKCTNLTVQLKEFSFLTEAFVIMLAGCDMVLGIQWLVTLGSITWNFKDLTMEFTLGQKVILLQGLVAPQLWEEAQMDNSMQKHSKGLLLQLLDSVEDTEAVPKGSELEGLLAEFSDIFAEPKSLPPHRSQDHAIVLKSEAKPVCVRPYRYPYFQKTEIEKIVKELLESGVIKPSQSPFSSPVLLVRKADGSWRMCMDYRALNNETIKDKFPIPVIDELLDELHGSRVYSKLDLRSGYHQIRVKKEDVHKTAFRTHEGHYEFLVMPFGLTNAPSTFQSLMNDIFRPYLRKFILVFFDDILVYSPNMDLHLQHLQVTLEVLRSHQLFAKRSKCRFGCSEVDYLGHLISAEGVRVDSKKLSAMAEWPRPKSLKALRGFLGLTGYYRKFVKGYGSIAAPLTDLLKKNAWQWSEMAETAFEELKKAVVSPPVLVLPDFNLPFVIECDASGRGIGAVLMQQQRPIAFFSQAA, from the exons ATGGCAGATGGTACTCGGATGAATCAGATGGCAGAAAATATAGCGGGAATCAGGAAGCAGCTCGAGAAGCATGATAAAGAATTGGAGCGAGTTGAGAACCAAGGAAAACAGCTTTGTGCTGATTTGAAACAGGATAATGAGAAAAGGTTTGAAGAATTGATGTTCAAACTTACTCATCTTACTGATGTAATGGAAAAGCAAAGGAGTCCAAAAGCATTGAAGCTTGGAGGTGATACAATTGGCAAAACATCAGGAGTTGAAGAGAAGAATTCACAGTTTGTTTCACAAACTGCGGGGGGAAAGAATAAAGAGGTGTTGAGAGAGGAAGTTGATTTAAATGGAGGGAATGGTTCAGTACCTTGGCATAGAAGAGAGGAAGTTGATGTACCTGGAGGAAGTGGTCCAGCACCATGGCAGCGAAGATCTCATTTTCCTCAACATTATGGAGAGTCTCCTCAGTTTCCTCATATGGAGAACAGAGAGGGAAGGGGGCACTGGCAGCAAGGCTTGTATGATGAGTATAATTCATTAGCCCCAGAAGGAAAGCTGGAGGGCAGATATTTCCCACATGCACAGAGGCACATGAGAAGGCAGTATACAGAAGATAGAGCCTATAGAGGTGATCAACAAGGGGATGATCAATTGGCTATTATAACCAGGTCAGTAAGAATTGAATTTCCTAAGTTTGATGGTATTGATCCTTCTGGTTGGATTTATAAGGCCAATAAATTCTTTCATGTTCATAACACTTCTGATTACCAGAAGTTTTTGCTTGCTTCTATTCATATGGAAGGCAAAGCATTAGTTTGGTTTCAAGACATGGAAATGTCGGGTTGCTTGCATAATTGGACTGTTTTAACTCAGGCACTATTAGAAAGGTTTGGACCTTCGGGGTATGATGATCCTATGGAAGCTCTTTCTAAACTGAAACAGACCACTAGTGTTGATGATTATAAGGAGAGATTTGAGGCTTTGTCCAATAGAGTGAGGGGAATTGATGATCACAATAGGGTGAGCTGTTTCTTAGGAGGGTTGAAAGATGAAATCAGGCTTCCTGTTCGAATGTTTAAGCCTCAGTCCCTGTTAGCAGCTTATGGTTTGGCTAAGGTTCAGGAAGAACATGTATTAAATGGGAGAAGGTTTAAGGGTTCTGGTGGAAATTTTTCAAGCCCTAGCATACCACGGGGTGGGGGGGTTAATAGTCAGAATTTAACCTTAGGAACTCCTAAAGCCACAGTTCCTGtccaaaaaatttctcaagCACAGATGGAGGATAGGAGGAGAAAGGGATTGTGTTATAATTGTGATGCTAAATGGCAATATGGGCATAAAtgccaaaaccctaaactcttTCTGTTAGAAGGATTGGATGAGTTAGAGGTGTTACCTAACATGGAAATGGAGAAGGAGGATTTGATGGAGGTTAGCTATGCTGAAGAGAATCCTGAAACCTCTTTACATGCTATTACAGGCAGTCAACATCCTAAAACTATGAGACTTGTAGGATGGATTGGAACtttgaaaattatgattttagtGGACAGTGGCAGTACTCATAATTTTGTAGATTCCTCAATCTGCAAGAAAATTAGTATGTCAATATGTAGAGAGCAGAGGATCAAAGTGAAGGTGGCTAATGGGGAAGAGATTTTAAGTGAAGGGAAGTGCACTAATCTGACAGTTCAGCTTAAGGAATTCTCTTTTTTAACTGAAGCATTTGTCATTATGTTAGCTGGTTGTGACATGGTTTTAGGAATTCAGTGGTTGGTAACCTTGGGGTCAATCACTTGGAATTTCAAAGATTTAACCATGGAGTTTACTTTGGGGCAGAAAGTAATTTTGTTACAAGGGTTGGTTGCCCCACAATTATGGGAGGAGGCACAAATGGATAACTCTATGCAGAAACATTCGAAAGGATTGCTGTTACAGTTGCTTGACAGTGTGGAGGATACAGAAGCAGTACCTAAAGGGTCAGAATTGGAAGGTTTACTAGCTGAGTTTTCTGACATCTTTGCTGAACCTAAGAGTTTACCACCTCATAGGTCTCAAGACCATGCAATTGTGTTGAAGTCAGAAGCTAAACCAGTTTGTGTGAGGCCTTATAGGTATCCGTACTTTCAGAAAacagaaattgagaaaatagtTAAGGAGCTATTGGAGTCGGGGGTTATTAAGCCATCTCAAagtcctttttcttctcctgTGTTGTTGGTAAGGAAGGCTGATGGCTCTTGGCGGATGTGTATGGATTATAGGGCTTTAAACAATGAAACAATCAAGGATAAGTTCCCTATTCCTGTGATTGATGAGTTATTGGACGAATTACATGGCTCTAGGGTATATTCTAAGTTGGATTTGAGGTCAGGATATCATCAGATTCGGGTGAAGAAGGAAGATGTACATAAAACAGCATTCAGAACACATGAGGGTCACTATGAGTTCTTGGTCATGCCCTTTGGTTTAACCAATGCACCATCAACTTTTCAAAGTTTGATGAATGACATTTTCAGGCCATATTTGAGGAAatttattttggtgttttttgatGATATCTTGGTTTACAGTCCTAATATGGATCTACATTTGCAACATCTGCAAGTTACCTTGGAAGTTTTGAGGTCTCATCAGTTGTTTGCTAAGAGAAGTAAGTGTAGATTTGGCTGCTCTGAAGTTGACTACTTAGGTCATCTGATTTCAGCTGAAGGAGTGAGGGTTGATAGCAAGAAGTTATCTGCTATGGCAGAGTGGCCTAGACCTAAGTCTTTGAAAGCTTTAAGGGGATTCTTAGGTCTTACAGGATATTACAGGAAATTTGTTAAAGGTTATGGTTCTATTGCAGCACCATTAACtgatttgttaaaaaagaatGCTTGGCAGTGGAGTGAAATGGCTGAAACAGCATTTGAAGAATTGAAAAAAGCTGTGGTGAGTCCTCCGGTGCTGGTTTTACCAGATTTCAATTTACCATTTGTAATTGAATGTGATGCTTCAGGTAGAGGAATTGGGGCAGTTTTGATGCAACAACAGAGGCCAATAGCTTTTTTCAGTCAG GCAGCCTAA